One genomic segment of Mycolicibacterium gilvum includes these proteins:
- the fadD4 gene encoding fatty-acid--CoA ligase FadD4, whose translation MQIRDHVDVDKPALILARAGTEIGFAELEERANRLAHFWRAAGLREGDTVAVVMENNEHIHAVMWAARRSGLYYALINTHLTSAEAAYIVENSGAKAVVGSCAMRAVCEGLGTHLPAGLPDVLLMADYDLAGWTRYPECVADQPSTPIPDETEGDLLQYSSGTTGRPKGIRRELPHLPPAKAHNILMPLLDAVGITGDSVYLSPAPLYHTAPSFWSMAVQSLGGTTVVMEKFDPEAALECIQRYGVTHGQFVPAMLVRMLKLPEGVRHSYDISSLKRVVHAAAPCPIDIKKQMIQWWGPIIDEYYASSEAVGASFIRAEDWLNHPGSVGRPLVGVPHILDEDGRELPPGQAGEIYYEGGYSFTYLKDEAKTSAARNAHGWATVGDIGYLDDHGYLYLTDRRHHMIISGGVNIYPQEAEDLLITHPKVLDAAVFGIPDDEMGQSVKGVVQLVDPADATDAFATELLDWLRKRLAHYKCPRSISFEAQLPRTDAGKLYKQQLVVKYSSTV comes from the coding sequence ATGCAGATCCGTGACCATGTCGACGTGGACAAACCTGCCCTGATTCTGGCCCGAGCGGGCACCGAGATCGGCTTCGCTGAACTCGAGGAACGGGCCAATCGGCTCGCTCATTTCTGGCGGGCCGCCGGCCTGCGTGAGGGCGATACCGTAGCGGTGGTCATGGAGAACAACGAACACATTCACGCGGTGATGTGGGCGGCTCGACGCAGTGGTCTGTATTACGCGCTGATCAACACCCACCTGACCTCGGCCGAGGCGGCGTACATCGTCGAGAACAGTGGCGCCAAGGCGGTGGTCGGTTCGTGTGCCATGCGCGCGGTGTGCGAAGGCCTCGGAACCCATCTTCCTGCCGGACTGCCTGACGTGTTGCTGATGGCCGACTACGACCTCGCCGGCTGGACGCGCTATCCGGAATGTGTTGCCGACCAACCGTCGACGCCGATCCCCGACGAGACCGAGGGCGACCTTCTGCAGTACTCCTCGGGTACCACCGGACGACCCAAGGGGATCCGCCGAGAGCTTCCGCATCTGCCGCCGGCGAAGGCGCACAACATATTGATGCCACTGCTTGATGCCGTTGGAATCACCGGTGACTCTGTGTACTTGAGTCCGGCGCCGTTGTACCATACCGCACCGTCGTTTTGGTCGATGGCGGTGCAGTCATTGGGCGGCACCACCGTGGTCATGGAGAAGTTCGACCCCGAGGCCGCGCTGGAGTGTATTCAGCGATACGGCGTCACGCACGGCCAGTTCGTTCCGGCAATGCTCGTTCGGATGCTCAAACTGCCTGAAGGAGTCCGACATTCGTATGACATCTCGAGCCTGAAGCGGGTAGTCCACGCCGCAGCCCCCTGCCCGATCGACATCAAGAAGCAGATGATCCAGTGGTGGGGGCCGATCATCGACGAGTACTACGCCTCGTCGGAAGCCGTGGGTGCGTCCTTCATCCGCGCGGAGGACTGGCTGAACCATCCGGGTTCGGTGGGCCGTCCGCTGGTCGGAGTGCCGCACATCCTCGACGAGGACGGCCGCGAGTTGCCGCCCGGACAGGCGGGCGAAATCTATTACGAGGGTGGCTATTCCTTCACTTACCTCAAGGATGAGGCGAAAACGTCGGCTGCGCGCAATGCACACGGCTGGGCGACGGTGGGCGACATTGGGTATCTCGATGACCACGGCTACCTATATCTCACCGACCGCAGACACCACATGATCATCTCGGGCGGCGTGAACATCTACCCGCAGGAAGCCGAGGATCTGCTGATCACTCATCCCAAGGTGCTCGACGCCGCGGTGTTCGGCATCCCGGACGACGAGATGGGGCAGTCGGTCAAGGGGGTGGTTCAGCTGGTCGATCCTGCCGACGCCACCGACGCATTCGCGACAGAGCTGCTCGACTGGCTTCGGAAGCGATTGGCGCACTACAAGTGTCCGCGCTCGATCTCGTTCGAGGCGCAGTTGCCACGCACCGATGCCGGCAAGCTCTACAAGCAGCAGCTCGTCGTCAAGTACTCCTCGACGGTGTAA
- a CDS encoding cysteine hydrolase translates to MPRTIWNPETTAVVCVECQNGVLGPESVLPALAADSADLVSNVRRLLESAREFGARVVHATYEGNFGGQPTGTAWLWRALGPATAHWKPGTAETSVVRELLGEHDLVLPRHHGLFPTVDSELLPVLKGLGITTIVLVGVSLNLAITHTAGHATQAGFELVVPRDAVGGTPVEYAEQVLNNTIAVLGRLTTVDKLIEEWTPAPSPV, encoded by the coding sequence ATGCCCCGTACCATTTGGAACCCCGAAACCACCGCCGTCGTCTGCGTCGAATGCCAGAACGGCGTGCTGGGGCCGGAATCGGTCTTGCCGGCGTTGGCCGCCGACAGCGCCGACCTTGTGAGCAACGTGCGCCGCCTGCTCGAATCCGCGCGCGAGTTCGGTGCCCGAGTGGTGCATGCCACCTATGAGGGCAACTTTGGCGGCCAGCCGACAGGTACCGCCTGGCTGTGGCGCGCGCTCGGCCCGGCGACAGCGCATTGGAAGCCTGGCACAGCTGAAACCTCCGTCGTTCGAGAGTTGTTGGGCGAGCATGATCTCGTACTCCCCCGTCATCACGGCCTGTTTCCCACGGTGGACTCGGAACTACTGCCGGTACTGAAGGGCCTTGGCATCACCACGATCGTTCTGGTGGGCGTGTCGTTGAATCTGGCCATCACCCACACCGCCGGGCACGCCACCCAAGCCGGCTTCGAGCTCGTCGTACCCCGCGACGCCGTCGGAGGAACCCCGGTCGAGTACGCGGAGCAGGTGCTGAACAACACGATTGCCGTACTCGGTCGGCTGACCACCGTCGACAAGTTGATCGAGGAATGGACTCCAGCTCCATCGCCGGTGTAA
- a CDS encoding Zn-ribbon domain-containing OB-fold protein, with protein MTSTAAASPSATNPQLMPPIPVPDPDSAPYWEGLKQGKLMLCRCDDTGKWIHPPLERSRYTGGPVHFEEVSGRGTIFSYIVIRQALVPGRIPPYVVGLIELDEQPGLRINAVVDADPADVRIGQPVQACIADLGESGYRIPEFTIRHENDRT; from the coding sequence ATGACATCAACAGCCGCGGCATCGCCATCGGCCACCAATCCGCAACTGATGCCACCGATCCCGGTTCCGGACCCGGACTCGGCACCGTATTGGGAGGGTCTCAAGCAGGGCAAGTTGATGCTGTGTCGCTGCGACGACACTGGCAAGTGGATTCATCCTCCGTTGGAACGCAGCCGATATACCGGCGGCCCGGTGCACTTCGAAGAAGTCAGCGGTCGGGGCACCATCTTCAGCTACATCGTGATACGCCAGGCGCTGGTGCCGGGCCGCATACCGCCCTACGTCGTCGGCCTCATCGAACTCGACGAACAGCCAGGCCTGCGTATCAACGCTGTTGTCGACGCCGACCCGGCCGACGTCCGCATCGGCCAACCAGTGCAGGCCTGCATTGCGGACCTCGGCGAGAGTGGTTACCGCATACCCGAATTCACCATCCGGCACGAGAACGACAGGACCTAG
- a CDS encoding thiolase C-terminal domain-containing protein: MTCAVIGIGRTTYSKKSGRTTRGMAVAACRDAIEDAGLTPADIDGICTFSAGDSEQPIFVGWALGIDELAWANSMYGGGNLVADQIATAAAVIEAGMCKAVLVYRSLNGRSGYRFGHVEGPMQVPHHDQFDTASGFMVPPQWFAMWARRHQHEYGSTCEDLGHIAITQRKHAGPNEHALRREPLSMDDYLAARWINEPFRVLDCTSEVDGAVAILITGEDIARNAKQDPMWLVGSSNSQGGAGWTEWDDPTEMYSRTAGPRIWEKTGLTPADMDLACMYDCFTYTVMATMEGFGFCEKGEVGKFFSTGRATYGGAVVVNPHGGLLSEGYIHGLNHHYEAALQLRHAAGVRQVDDAQLALVTAGGGPFGGANVYSREKP; this comes from the coding sequence ATGACCTGTGCCGTCATCGGAATCGGCCGCACCACCTACTCGAAGAAGTCCGGCCGCACCACCCGCGGCATGGCCGTCGCCGCCTGCCGGGATGCCATCGAAGACGCCGGGCTGACACCTGCCGACATCGACGGAATCTGTACGTTCTCTGCAGGAGACTCCGAGCAGCCGATCTTTGTGGGGTGGGCGCTCGGAATCGACGAGTTGGCATGGGCCAACTCGATGTACGGCGGTGGGAACCTGGTCGCCGACCAGATCGCCACTGCCGCAGCGGTGATCGAAGCCGGGATGTGCAAGGCGGTACTGGTGTATCGCTCGCTCAACGGCCGGTCCGGTTACCGGTTCGGTCATGTCGAGGGTCCGATGCAGGTGCCGCATCACGACCAGTTCGACACCGCATCCGGTTTTATGGTGCCGCCGCAGTGGTTCGCCATGTGGGCCCGCCGCCATCAGCACGAGTACGGCTCCACCTGTGAGGATCTCGGTCACATCGCGATCACTCAGCGCAAGCATGCTGGCCCCAATGAGCATGCGCTGCGTCGTGAGCCGCTGTCGATGGACGACTACTTGGCCGCGCGTTGGATCAACGAGCCGTTCAGGGTGCTGGACTGCACGTCCGAGGTCGACGGGGCGGTGGCTATCCTGATCACCGGCGAGGACATCGCGCGCAACGCCAAGCAGGATCCAATGTGGCTGGTCGGATCGTCGAACTCCCAGGGCGGGGCGGGGTGGACGGAGTGGGATGACCCAACCGAGATGTATTCGCGCACGGCGGGTCCTAGAATCTGGGAGAAGACGGGTCTGACGCCGGCCGACATGGATCTGGCCTGCATGTACGACTGCTTCACCTACACGGTGATGGCCACCATGGAAGGCTTCGGTTTCTGCGAGAAGGGCGAGGTGGGCAAGTTCTTCTCCACCGGCCGCGCGACGTACGGCGGCGCCGTGGTGGTGAACCCACACGGCGGCTTGTTATCCGAGGGCTACATCCACGGCCTCAACCACCACTACGAAGCCGCCTTGCAGCTGCGCCACGCCGCCGGCGTACGCCAGGTCGACGACGCGCAGCTCGCTCTCGTCACTGCCGGCGGCGGTCCTTTCGGCGGTGCCAACGTCTACAGCAGGGAGAAGCCATGA
- a CDS encoding acyl-CoA dehydrogenase: MPLALTEDHSELADVAKSLVTGRGGTAAARRILLDPDDDGRWWQNDALWKEIVSTGWLGLHIDERYDGQGYGLPELTIVLEQLGRAAIAGPFLPTVAASAVIAEVGTEDQRQRWLPKLVSGDMVAAIGTTSNATMSGAAVVADAVATLGERRADIFLIPVGGDLVLIEAGDAVSTTRSDSVDQVMRPITVVTLAEAPVAERFPGAARGAVQTMRLLAAAEATGGLAACTEMASIYAATREQFGRPIGSFQAIKHHCANMLVDTELAVSATWDAARAPASEAELAVTMAAGHVLPAYQRVALKNIQIHGGIGYTWEHDAHLYVRRATVLLAFAGGEDALRDDVAALQIGGARQGTSLGLPPEAEQYRQAVQDFRAELANTEPAEQQKLWARTGYLVPHWPKPYGRAAGSVEQLIIEQELDGVERPSLGLGEWMVPTVLQHGSPEQIDRFMWPSLEGEVRWCQLFSEPGAGSDAAAVSTRAVPTEGGWILTGQKVWTSDAVNCQLGLATVRTDTNVPKHKGITAMIIDMSAPGVEIRPLREITGEALFNEVFFNEVFVADDRVVGEVNNGWRVAMAALGNERVSIGGGSVTMVAEDLLDLLARHRRDDHRLAGEVGALLIESYALATVNLRQAARAVFESGPGIEGNIAKLFGAEHAQRVAELALRIAGPALLTGPDGNPAADGDPLGRQAAGTVVHDYLFSRCLTIAGGTSEVVRNLIAERILGLPRDPAPAPTTT; the protein is encoded by the coding sequence ATGCCCTTGGCGTTAACCGAAGACCACAGTGAGCTCGCCGACGTCGCCAAATCACTGGTGACCGGTCGCGGGGGAACCGCAGCGGCCCGCCGCATCCTGCTCGACCCGGACGACGACGGCCGCTGGTGGCAGAACGACGCCTTGTGGAAGGAGATCGTTTCCACCGGTTGGCTGGGTTTGCACATCGACGAACGCTACGACGGCCAGGGCTATGGACTTCCCGAGCTGACCATCGTGCTCGAACAACTCGGCCGCGCCGCGATCGCGGGGCCGTTCCTGCCGACCGTGGCCGCCTCTGCAGTCATCGCCGAGGTGGGCACCGAGGACCAACGGCAACGCTGGCTCCCGAAGCTGGTGTCGGGCGACATGGTGGCCGCGATCGGCACGACGAGTAATGCCACGATGAGCGGAGCGGCGGTCGTTGCCGACGCCGTGGCGACCCTAGGGGAGCGGCGCGCCGACATCTTCCTCATCCCGGTCGGGGGGGATCTGGTGCTCATTGAGGCCGGCGACGCGGTGAGCACGACGCGCAGCGACTCCGTCGATCAGGTGATGCGTCCGATTACCGTCGTCACATTGGCCGAAGCGCCGGTGGCGGAACGTTTCCCGGGAGCGGCCCGCGGGGCCGTCCAGACGATGCGCCTGCTGGCCGCCGCCGAAGCCACCGGAGGGCTGGCCGCGTGCACCGAGATGGCCAGCATCTATGCGGCCACCCGTGAACAGTTCGGGCGACCGATCGGGTCCTTCCAGGCGATCAAGCATCATTGCGCCAACATGTTGGTGGACACCGAGCTCGCCGTGTCCGCCACCTGGGATGCGGCCCGAGCTCCGGCGTCGGAGGCCGAGTTGGCGGTGACGATGGCGGCGGGCCACGTGTTGCCTGCGTACCAACGTGTCGCATTGAAGAACATCCAGATCCACGGCGGTATCGGGTACACCTGGGAACACGACGCCCACCTCTATGTCCGGCGCGCTACGGTGCTGCTGGCGTTCGCCGGCGGGGAGGACGCGCTCCGCGATGATGTCGCAGCACTGCAGATCGGTGGTGCACGCCAAGGCACATCGCTGGGCCTACCACCGGAAGCCGAACAGTACCGGCAGGCGGTCCAGGACTTCCGGGCGGAGCTGGCCAATACCGAGCCCGCCGAGCAGCAGAAGCTGTGGGCTCGCACCGGCTATCTCGTGCCGCACTGGCCGAAACCGTACGGCCGCGCTGCCGGATCCGTCGAGCAGCTGATCATCGAGCAGGAGCTCGACGGCGTGGAGCGCCCCAGCCTGGGACTCGGCGAGTGGATGGTGCCGACGGTGCTTCAGCACGGCAGCCCCGAACAGATCGACCGGTTCATGTGGCCCAGCTTGGAGGGCGAGGTGCGATGGTGCCAGCTGTTCAGTGAACCGGGTGCCGGCTCCGACGCGGCTGCGGTGTCGACGAGAGCCGTCCCCACCGAAGGCGGCTGGATCCTCACCGGTCAGAAAGTGTGGACCAGCGACGCGGTGAACTGCCAGCTCGGGTTGGCCACGGTGCGTACCGACACGAATGTGCCCAAGCACAAAGGCATTACGGCGATGATCATCGATATGTCGGCACCGGGTGTCGAGATCCGGCCGTTGCGGGAGATCACCGGGGAAGCCTTGTTCAACGAGGTGTTCTTCAACGAGGTGTTCGTCGCTGATGATCGCGTGGTCGGCGAGGTCAACAACGGCTGGCGGGTGGCGATGGCAGCGCTTGGCAACGAGCGGGTGTCGATCGGTGGCGGTTCGGTGACCATGGTCGCTGAGGACCTGCTCGATCTGCTGGCTCGTCACCGCCGCGATGATCATCGTCTGGCCGGCGAGGTCGGCGCGCTGCTCATCGAGTCGTACGCCCTGGCGACGGTGAACCTGCGCCAAGCCGCCCGCGCGGTGTTCGAATCCGGACCCGGTATCGAAGGCAACATCGCCAAGCTGTTCGGCGCCGAGCACGCCCAGCGCGTCGCCGAACTGGCACTGCGCATTGCCGGGCCTGCCTTGTTGACCGGACCAGACGGCAACCCGGCCGCCGACGGCGATCCACTGGGCCGGCAGGCCGCCGGAACGGTGGTGCACGACTATCTGTTCAGTCGCTGCCTGACCATCGCTGGCGGCACCTCCGAGGTTGTCAGAAATCTGATCGCCGAACGAATCCTGGGCCTGCCCAGGGACCCAGCCCCCGCGCCGACCACTACGTAA
- a CDS encoding DUF4286 family protein, translated as MAENLFLVLSNPIEGQDDAFNSWYDSTHVPEVLEVPGVVAAQRYDLSEITVPDDGDLPAQLPPPTHRYLVIYELDREPEAVMGEFLKRVMAGTLTLGETLDLSTVSLTGWTPRGERRVAT; from the coding sequence GTGGCGGAGAACCTGTTCCTCGTGTTGAGCAACCCCATCGAAGGTCAAGACGACGCCTTCAATTCGTGGTACGACTCCACGCACGTGCCTGAGGTGCTCGAGGTTCCCGGTGTCGTAGCGGCGCAGCGCTACGACCTGTCCGAGATCACGGTGCCCGACGACGGGGACCTCCCCGCACAGCTGCCGCCACCGACGCACCGCTACCTGGTGATCTACGAACTCGATCGTGAGCCCGAGGCCGTGATGGGAGAGTTCCTCAAGCGGGTCATGGCGGGAACGTTGACGCTGGGTGAGACTTTGGACCTGAGCACCGTGTCGTTGACCGGCTGGACCCCCCGCGGCGAACGCCGGGTGGCGACGTGA